The window ATGAATATCGTGTAGCGCCTTCCGTAGGGGCGGGTGTCCACACCCGCCCGCGGGAGGGTCTGGAGACCCTCCCCTACGGTAACGGAACGCAAACCTTTAGTTAAAAATGCCGAGGTGCACCGATATGAGCCGCGTTTGGAAGTACGGCGACGACGTGAACACGGACCAGATGTTTCCCGGCAAATACACCTACACCTGCTCCACGCCCGAGGAAATCGCCCCGCACCTCTTTGAGGACCTGGACGCGGATTTCGCCAAAGAGGTCCGGCCCGAGGACCTCGTCCTGGCCGGGAAAAACTTCGGCTGCGGCAGCTCCCGGGAGCACCCGGCCAAGGGGCTGCGCCACGTGGGCGTGCGGGCGGTCATCGCCGAGAGCTTCGCCCGCATCTTCTTCCGCAGCGCCATCAACCAGGGCCTCGCGGTGATAGAGTGCCCCGCGGCCGTGGAGGCGTACCGGGAGGGGGACGCGGTGGAGCTCGACGAGGAGGCGGGCGTCGTGCGCGTGGCGGGGGTGGAGTTCCGCTTCCCACCCTACCCGCCCGCGGTAAAGGCGATTCTGGCGGCCGGGGGCCTGGCGGCGTACCTCAGCCGTTGACCACCCGTTCAGCTTTGACCTATAGAAAAAGGCCGACCCGCAGGTCGGCCCAGTTTTATCCTTGTCTCGGCCCGTCGCTACTCCCAGATTTTCCGCGCGGTTTCGGAGATACGCTTGAACTCCGCAGAGCCGCGGATTTTATCCATGTCGTGGTCCTCCAGAAAACGCAGGAGCACCGACTTGAGGGCGACGCGGAGCCACTCGAGAGCCGGTCCTTCGTTCCCCTGAAGGGCGTGGCAGCAGGCGGCGTTGAAGGCCGCCCGCTCGTTGGACTGGTCCAGCCGGAAAATCTGCTCCCACAGCCCCGCCGATTTCTCGTACTCCCCGGCCAGATACGTGTCCCAGGCCTCGGTCGAGGTATCGTCCATCCCGCCGATCTTGGACGCGGGGACCTTGTCGTAGGCGAAGGAGGCGAGCAGCTTCAACTGCTGAAATTCCTCGTTCTTCGCCAGCGGCCCCAGGTCCGGATCGTCGAGCCGGGGGGTGAGGGCGAGCTTGATGGACTTGCGCAGCCAGTCGAGGGCGTTCTCCTCGTCGCCCAACCGGGCGTAGCAGCGCGAGATGTTGAAGGCCGTCTCGTCGGAGGTCGGGTCGAGCCCGAAGGCCTCCTCCCACGCGGCCAGAGCCCCCTCGAAGTCATCCTGCTTGAAGGCGGCCTCGGCGTTTTCGTTCGACTCCCTGAACTCCACGGAACCTTTGAGCTGTTCCAGCTCGGTGCAGGATGCGGCGACCAAAAGCACCGCTGCGAGGCAGAACATCCTGAACATCTGGACCCCCTTGCCGGAGATTGGGACCGACGGATTTTCTCCGTTCCGATTGTACACTTTTAAGGCCGGCGGGCCAAGCCTGCGTTGGACCGCCGGGGGCGGCGTGGTATAATCCACTCACGAAAACGCAAGGTTGGGCGGGAGTCTGCGCCCGAAGGGAAAATCTGCGCCTCACGTCCCCGTGTCTCCGTACTCCCGGTTTTTGCCGGGAACGCCGACGCCGCACCCGGCATTAAGGTCGAATGTCCACTCCGATAAAAAGCATACGTAACTTCTCGATAATCGCCCACATAGACCACGGTAAAAGCACCCTGGCCGACCGGATGCTCGAGCTCACCGGCACCGTGGACAAGCGCCTGATGCGCGAGCAGGTCCTGGACACCATGGACCTCGAGCGGGAGCGCGGCATAACCATCAAGGCCCAGAACGCCCGGATGAGCTTCACCACCGCGGGTGGCGAGACCTACGAGCTGAACCTCATAGACACGCCGGGGCACGTGGACTTCACCTACGAGGTGAGCCGGGCCCTGGCCGCCTGCGAGGGGGTGCTCCTCGTCGTGGACGCCACCCAGGGGGTGGAGGCGCAGACGGTGGCCAACATGTACCTCGCCGTCGCCCACGGCCTCACCATCATCTCGGTCATCAACAAGGTGGACCTGGACACCGCCCGGCCCGAGCACGCCGCCGAAGAGGTGCTCACGCTCCTGGGGAATCCCGACGCCCCCCTCTTCTTCGTGAGCGCCAAGACCGGCGAAGGGGTGCCCGAGCTCCTGCAGGGCATCGTGGACCTCGTGCCGCCGCCGGCGGGGAACATGGACGCGCCGCTGCGGGCCCTCGTTTACGACGCCTTCTACGACGACTACCTGGGTATCGTGACCGCTCTGCGCATCGTGGACGGCGTCCTCGCCAAAGGCGACGAGATAGAGTTCTATGCCCACGGCGGTCGGTACGCGGTGAGCCAGCTCGGCTACTTCGCCGTGGAGCGGCGGCAGCTCGCCGAGCTCTCCGCCGGCGAGGTAGGTTTCTTCACCGGGGCGGTGAAGGAACTCGCCCAGGTCAAAATCGGCGACACTCTCATCCACTCCCGCCAGCATGCCAAGGTCGTACCGCTCCCGGGTTACCGCGAGCCGAAGTCCGTCGTCTTCTGCGGGCTCTACCCCTCGGACAACGACGACTACGACGACCTGAAGAACGCCCTGCAGAAACTGTCCCTGAACGACGCCAGCTTCACCTGGGAGCCGGAGACCTCGGAGGCGCTGGGGTTCGGCTTCCGCTGCGGATTTTTGGGAATGCTGCACATGGAGATCGTCCAGGAGCGCCTGGAGCGGGAATATGATCTGGACCTGGTCGCCACCACGCCCAACGTCATCTACGTGGTGACCACCACCGACGCCGTGACCCGGGAGTTCCACTCCCCCGTCGGTCTGCCCGACTTCTCCCGGATCGAGGCCATCGCCGAGCCGTACATCCGGGCCACCATCGTCACCCCGCCGACCTACATCGGCAGCATCATGCGGCTCTGCGAGGATAAGCGTGGGGGATACACGAACACGGAGTACCTGGACCCCGAACGCGTGCTGTTGACCTTCGAGCTGCCGCTGGCCGAGGTGGTGCTGGATTTCTACGACCGCCTGAAGAGCGTCACCCGCGGGTACGCCTCCTTCGATTACGACCTCATCGAGCCCCGGGTGAACGAGCTGGAAAAGCTGGAGATAATGGTCAACGGGCAGGCGGTGGACGCCCTGTCCATCATCATCCACAAGGACAAGGCGTACCAGTACGGGCGGAACCTGACGCTGAAGTTGCAGAAGCTCATCCCGCGGCAGCTATTCGAGGTGGCCATCCAGGCCAGGCTCGGGGGGCGGATAATCGCCCGGGAGACCGTCAAACCGCTGAGAAAGGACGTCACCGCCAAGTGCTACGGCGGGGACATCACCCGCAAGCGCAAGCTCCTGGAGAAGCAGAAGAAGGGCAAGAAGCGGATGAAGATGGTGGGCACCGTCGAAATCCCCCAGAAGGCCTTCATGAGCGTCCTGGGCGTTGAGGAGGACCCCCACGAGATCCGGCAGAAGTACGGCCGGGGGCGATAGGCGCCGTACCGTTGTAAGTTTCGCAGGAATGCGGTAGGATTGCTGAAAATAACCCGCTCAAAGGACACCCGATGCGTTACACCCTGATTCTTCTGTTCATCCTCTCCGCCGTCGCTTCCGCCGAAGAGGTGACTATCCAGCCGGGCCTGGCCAAGGGCAAGGACGCCTTCTGCTGGGAGCAGCAGCCGAACACCAACTTCGGCGTCTCGTACTACCTCAAGATGTACACCTCGGATTCACCGAACCTGGGCTTCGCGAGCTTCATCGAGTTCATTGACATCAGTTACTACCGCGGTCGGTACGCCAATTCGGCGACGCTCTACCTCTATACCCAGGCCGTGCTCGGCACGGGCGGGGAGGTGGAGTTCGGCGCCTCGGACGCCTTCTGGGATAAGGACCTCATAACCTGGAACAACATGCCCGACATCCACCCCCAGACCCTGGACTCCGCCGCCTACCCGACCACGGTCGGGGAATGGTGGGCCGTGGACGTCACGGACATCGTGCGGGGCTGGCTGGACAACACGCTGGCCAACCACGGTTTCAAGCTCTACGACGACGGGACCGGGAGCGTCGGCGCCACCTTCTACGCCAGCGAGTACATGGTGGACGAGACGTTGCGGCCCAAGCTGGTGATGGAGCTTTCCGAGGAGGGCGTTGAGGCGACATCTTTCGGTTGCATCAAGGCCCGGTACCGTTAAACCGGAACCCGATTCGTCGAGGGGTCGCCGTTACTAAGGAGACAAGGGGTTTAAACCCCTTGTTTCTATTTTTACCGCCTTGTCCGACGGTGGAGGCGGTTGGTATAATCGAAAAATTCAACGTCCGCGGGAGGCGCGATGGACCGCCTGTTCAAACTCGCCGAGCACCAAACGACGGTGAAGCGGGAGTTCGCCGCCGGGGTGACCACCTTCCTCACCATGGCCTACATCATCGCGGTCAATCCCCAGTTCCTGAACTTCTTCGGCGATCCGTCCCTGGCTAATATCGCCTGGCCCGTCTCGGCCACGGTGACCGCCACCTGCCTGGCCTCGGGCGTGATGTGCATATTCATGGGCCTCTACGCCAACTTCCCCATCGCCCTGGCCTCGGGGATGGGCCTGAACGCCATCGCCGCCTACGAGTTGGCCGCGCCGCTGGGCAGTTTCCCCGCCGCCATGGCGGTATTCGTCATCGAGGGCCTCATAATCGCCGTCCTCGTGCTGACCCGGATCCGCGAGAAGGTGATGGAGGCCATCCCACTGCCAATGAAGCACGCCATCGGCGTCGGAATCGGGCTCTTCATCGCCTTCATCGGATTGGAGGAGGCGGGAATCGTGGTGAGCGACCCGGCGACCCTGGTGGGCGTCGGCGAGCTGTGGCGTTTCCCGGTTTTGATCGTCGTCCTCGGGCTCTTCGTCACCGCGGTGCTCATGAAATTCCGGGTGCCGGGGGCGATTCTGGTCGGCATCGCCGCCACGACCATCATCGCCACGGCGGCCAACTACGTCGCCGGCTTCGGCACCGACGGCTCGTCCATGCTCGGCTTCGCCAAGGGGACGGCGGTCCTGCCCCAGGAAATCCTCGCCCTGCCCGATTTTTCCACCTTCGGCCGGGTGGACTTCGCCGGTGTATTCAAAGGCTTCGGCTGGCTCGGCGCGTCGCTCACCATCTTCAGCGTGATGCTCTCCGACTTCTTCGACACCATGGGCACGGTGGTGGCCATCGGCGACCAGTCGGGGATGATGGACGAAAACGGGAGGATACCGCGCCTGCGGCGGATTCTTCTGGTGGACAGCCTGGCGGCGGCGGCGGGCGGAGCGGCGGGCGCTTCCAGCGTCACCTCCTACGTGGAGAGCGCCGCGGGCATCGCCTCCGGCGGGCGGACCGGCCTGATGGTGGTCGTCGTCGGCGTCCTCTTCCTCGTGTCCATCTTCTTCCATCCGCTGGTGGCGGTGATTCCCGCCCAGGCCACCGCTCCGGCGCTCATCCTGGTCGGCTTCCTGATGGTCAAGCTCATCCGCCGGATAGATTTCGAGGAGCTGGACACGGCGCTGCCCAGCTTCTTGATTATCATGCTGATGCCCCTGACTTACTCCATCACCAACGGCATCGGCGCCGGCTTCATCGCCTACACCTTCCTGAAGATGTTCCAGGGCAAGTTTTCCGAGGTTCACCCGCTGATGTACGTGGTCACGGTGGGGTTCATCGTCTACTTCGCCGCCCCGGCGATCGTGGGTGCGGTGTGAGAGCGACCTGGTGTTTGTGTATGTAGGGCGGGGATTCCCATCCCCGCCGCCGGAGATTTTCTGGTCAACCCCGACGACTGTTGGCAGGAAGCTGTTGTTTAAGTAGAGGACGACAATCTTCTGACTTGAGAAAAAATAGTATAGGTGAATATTGAATTTGTTTGGGGTGGGTTTATAAACCCACCCCACTTTTGTACTTTTTTAAAAAATACTTCGCAATCACGAGGATTGCTGCTCCAGCGGCGGCTTGAAATATAAAAGACCACCCCAGCATACCGCTTAGGAACATGATTACTAAAATAGCAATTGTATCCATTAAGCCTCCTTATGATATGGCCAAGACTGACTGATCTATATGGATTAGGCCACTTTATCCAAACATATAGATATTCCGCCAATCAAACCTCGAACTCAACACAACAGATTATAGCACATTCCGGGCCGTGCGTCAAGTATATCCGTGGTCTATTGTTATATTATTTTAAACATAAAGAACAACTTACCAATAAATTGCAATTTATTTATTCAACAATGTCCCTATCGCTATTGTCTTAACTTTAATAGGCATATTTCTGTTAAAATTGAAGTCTAGCGATACTGTATTTGTTGTCTTTACAGCCAACTGTATTGTTATATCAACCTCGGATATTATCGTTAACTTGCATATGTTCCATTTCTTCAGCCACCTTTTTGTGGAGCTTATAATTCTGTCAACGTTCTAGTCATGCTATAATCCCCCCGATGCGTTACCGATACCTGCCCAGGAAATTTCTCGCCGTCGCGTACTGCTGGCGCACCTCCCGGCAGTAGTCACCCCCTTTTTACCATTTTCGGAAAAATCGCCGTGCGGGGCTTGCGTCCCGCCGCGGATACCGCTAGGATAGCGCCATGAGCATGTACAAGGACAGCGAAGGCTACCTGACCTTCACCAACGACGCCGGGCGGATGCGGGTCTTCTCCGGCATTCAGCCCACCGGCGAGCTGCACATCGGCAACTACCTGGGCGCCATCTCGAACTGGGTGAAATTCCTGGACGAATTCGAGTGCTTCTTCTGCATCGTGGACCACCACGCCTCGACCATCGCCTACGACCCGCAGGATATGCCGGGTTGCGTATTCGACGCGGCGGTGGCGAACATCGCCGCCGGCCTGGACCCCGACCGCTGCACCATCTTCGTTCAGAGCGAGGTGCCCCAGCACACCGAGCTGGCGTGGATCTTCTCCACGGTGACCCCCTTCGGCGACCTCTCGCGCATGACCCAGTTCAAGCAGAAGTCGCAACAGCACCTGGAGAACGTCAACGTGGGCCTCTTCACCTACCCGGTGCTCCAGGCGGCGGACATCCTCGTGTACAAGGCCAGCATCGTGCCGGTGGGGGAGGACCAGGTCCAGCACATCGAGCTGGCGCGGGAGATAGCCCGCAAGTTCAACGCCCGCTACGGCGAGGTGTTCCCCGAGTGCCGCGTCTCCCTGACCCCGGCCAAGCGCATCATGGGGCTGGACGGCGAAAACAAGATGTCCAAGAGCCTGGGCAACGCCATCGGCATCCTGGAGGAACCGGGCAGCATTTGGCAAAAACTGGCGCCGGCCAAGACCGACGAGCGCCGCAAGCGCAAGAGCGACCCCGGCGTGCCCGAGGACTGCAACGTCTTCATGAGCTACCACCGCTACTTCTCGCCGCCCGAGGATTTAGCCTGGATTCGGGAGGGCTGCACATCGGCGGGCATCGGCTGCCTGGAGTGCAAGAAGAGGCTGGCGCAGAACATGGAAAAAGTTCTGGGGCCGATCCGGGAGAAGGCCGGGAAGCTGAGAGGCGACCCGGATTACGTCCACGGCGTGCTCGACCGGGGTGCGAAGAAGGCGCGGGGCGTCGCCGGGGCGGTCATCGCCGAGGCTTTAGGGGCGATGGGCCTCGAGCGGCGGTGAATCCGATTCGATAAAAAAGAGGCGGGTGCGGACCCGCCTTTACCATACCCCGGGAAAACTACTCGGCGAAGGGCAGCTCGGTCAACCGCCAGCCGTCGGGCGTCCTGACGAGGGGGAGCCGGTAGGCCTCGACGCTCACTTCCTCGCCGTCCACCAGCAGCTCCGCGTCCACGCCGATGCGGGCGGTGTCCGGGTCGTCCCCTATGGGCGGCTCGACCCGGAGCAGCGTCACCGAGGCGACCTCCAGGCCATAGCTCTTCAATCTGTCCCAGTACTCCTCCCACTCGCGGTCGCCGATTTGTGTGAAATCCACGTAGGCCTTGGCCTCCGGCTCGTGGAGCATGGTGAGCTCGGCGAAGAAGCCGTCCGCCGCCGCCATGATCTCCCGCTCGACCGCCGGGTCGAAACGCGTGGTGTCGCCGTCGCCCGTCTCCTCGACGGCCGGCTCCTCCTCGCAGCCGACGAGGAAAGAAAGGGTGAGTACCGCGACCGTCATCATCTTGCTGAACACCGCGTCACTCCTCGGTGGTAAAGCCCCGCCTGCGGACGATGCAGCACGCGGCGGCCAGGGCCAGGCAGATGACCGTGCTCACGGGGGTGAAGGTGCAGTATGCCCGGTAGCCCAACAGGCACTCGTGGCTGGCCGTATCGCTCGGGAGGGCCGTCTTCACGGCGGCCAGGGTGAAGATGATGGACAAGATGAGCAGGACCGTGTAGCCCCTCTTTTTTATCTTCAACGCCTACCCCTTCCCGACTTCGCCGGAGATGGTCTTTTTCGCGCGGGCCTTCTTCACCGCCCGCCGGACCGGGAGATACACCGCCAGACCCAGCAGCCCCACCGGCACCCCGACGATGAGCACGATGATGATGACGCGCACCACGTTCATGAGGGCGATGTAGCCGTCGGACACGCCGCGGTTGATGAGGTCGGTGCCCGGCTCGGGGATGATGCCCTCGTCCTCGGTGAGGGTCAGAAAGACTGAGGTCAGGCCGACTTTTCCGTCGAGCTGGGGGTCGGTGATGAGGAGGTCGGCCGCCCGGCGCTCAAGGTCGGCCAGGTCCCGTTCGAGGCTCCGGATGCGGCCCGTCGAGGTTTCCCCGGCGAGCTCCCGCCTGAGCACCGTCATCCGGGCCCGCAGGTCCTCCAGCTCCCGCTCCTGGGCGTAGAAATCCTGGCTTACGTCGTTGCTGGTGCGCTCCTCCCGGATGATTTCCCCCAGGGCGGAGAGTTTCTTCACCAGGTCGTCGCGGATGTCCGTGCGGACCTGGAAGATGACCCGCCCCGCCGACGGCTCCTCGTAGGGGCGGATGTAGGAGAGCTGGGCGATGAAGCCGTCCTCACCTTTGAAGGCGCTCTGAATTTCGGTGAGCGCCCGGTTGAAGTCGTCAACCAGGACGATGAGGCCGACCTCGACCTCGATCATCCGCGGGCGGGTGACCGTCTCGTAGCCGATCTGGTCGCCGGGGAGCGGGAGGGTGAGCGTCACCTCGTCACCGGCCGGCTCGGGGGAGCGGGCGTGGACGACGTCCGCCCAGTCCATAGTCTCCCCCGGCGCCGTCGCCAGGGCGAGGGCGGGGAAAAGAAGCAGCCCCAGGAATGCCGGGCCCGAAGTTTTTCCGGTTTTATACATCCTTGCCTCCCCCGCGTTTGCCCACCAGCCGGCCCAGGAAGAAGGCCGCGATCAACAGGGCCACCCCCGGCAGCACGATGGTGAAGAGCGCCTGTTCGATCTCGGTCATCCGGTCCACGTACCCCTCGACCAGGGTGACCTCGAGGGGGTACATCTCGGCATCGTTGAGGAGCTTGGTCAGAGCGCCCGATGCGCGCTCGAGCTCGCTGGATTCCCTCGACAGGTCGCGCTGGACGGCGATCCGGTCGTCCATCGTCATCCCCGTCCGGTCGGCCCGCTCCTCCAGTTCCGCGACACGGGCGGTGCGGCGGTCCACCTCCTCGCGCAGCTCGCCGACCCGTTTCGTGACGTCGGTGAGACCCGTCTCCTCCACTATCACCTCGCCCAGGGCGGTGAGTTTTGCTAAAAGCTCGTCGGCGTAATCCGCCCGGACGACGTACTCCAGGTAAATTTCGTCCAGATCGTCCTTGGTGCGGCTTTCCTCGATGTTCAGGAGCGTACCGCGATCGGAGGGGAGGGCCGCCTTGGCCTCCGCGGATGTTTTTGCGAAGTCGTCCACCATGACCACCAGGCGGCCGGAGAAGGTCTGGTAGATTTCAGGCTCCCCTTTGGTCGCGGGTTCCTGGGCGAGGCCCAGTCCCGCGCACAGGACGGTCAGCACTGTCGTCAAGTGGTGCATCGGCTACTCCTTGACGCGGGCCCGCTGCACCGACCGGACGATCCAGCGCACGAGGAGGAAGCTCGGCAGGAAGAGGAGCGCAACCACGAGGCCCACGCCGACGATGATGATGACGAACTTCAGGATGTTGACGATGGCCTTGTAGGCGACGGTGAAGCCATCCTCGACCACGCGCCAGCCCGAGTAGCTGGAGGCCGGGTCCTTCTCCTCCAGGGTGAGGTAGATGGTGGGCAGGGTTATCAGGTCATCGAAGCCCTTGAGCTGGCCTTTGGTCTCGCCGAGCGACTCGGCGATGCGCTCCATGTCGGCCTTCAGTCTCTCGAGCTCCGCGGCGCGGGCGCCCCGGGCCTCCGCCTCCGCGAAGGCGGCCTTGGCGATGGCGTAGTCGGCCTCCAGAAGATCCTGCTGCTTCTCCAGATCGTAGTAGCGCCGGGTGACGTCCTCCACGGTGGAATCCTCGGCCCACACCTCGCCCACTTCGCGCAGGGCCGCGACGACCCGCTCACGGACGTCGGCGTGGCATCGGATGGTGTAGTGGATGCGACCCACGCGGCCCACCTCGCGGTCCACCTGCTGCTGGGTGATGAAGACCGGGGTGGTGCCCTCCTTGTGGTTGGCCTTGATGATTTCTTCCACCTTCTCCCGACCGTCGTCCAGGTCGTCCACCACCACGGTCATGGAGGTTTCGAAGATGAGCTTCCGCTCCATTTCGATGGTCTCGGTCTCGGTGGTGATGTCGGCTTCGACCTCGTCCCCGGCCGGACCGTATTCCTCTTCGACCGTTCCGGTGGTTCCGCGCTCGACTCCTGCGAACTCCGAATCCGGCATGACGGGTTCGCCGCCCATGCCTTCATCGGCGTAACCTCCGGTGGGCTCGGCGGCGGCGACGCCCCCGTAGGTACCTTCCAAGGCCTTCTCGACGGACTCCTGGTACTCCTCGACGGCCCGGTTCCGGTCCGCCTCCGCCGTGGTCGTGCCGCCCTCGTCGGAGTAGTATCTGGCGTATGGGTCCTCCGTCCCCTCGCTGCACCCCGACACGAGCGCCAGGGTAAAAACGAAAAGGAGTGCCGAGAAAATGCGGGTTTTCATCTTCACGCTCCCTTACTTCCGTGGGTCGGACGGTGTTAACTTCCGGCTATTCACCCGGATCCGGCGATTCCGGCTCCGGGACCTCGGGCGGCGGAGTCGAGGCGCCGGCCCCGCCTTCGTGCTCTTCCGGCGTCGGGACCTCTTCCGCTCCTTCGTCCTCGCGGAGGGTCGTGTCCACGATCGGCTCGGTTTTACGAGCGCTTTGCTCTTCCTGCGTCAGTTGGGTTTCGAGCCCGCCCGCCAGGCCGCTCGCCGCCACACCCACCTCGAAATCGAGCATCGGGAGCAGCTCGAGCACCTTGCGGGGTTTACCAATATACGTTCTGAGCGGTTTGAAGAGTTCCGCGTCGTAGGGGGTGGCCGCGGCGGGAACCGTGGGAGCGCCGGGGCGGAAGGCGTAAAGCGGTTCGTCCATCTGCCCGATCCGCGCCAGGTACTCCTCCCGCGATATCGGGTTCTCGAATCCGCCGCCGACGTACATCAGACCGACCCCCAGGACGACGATACCCACCACGGCGACGGGGACGATCCAACCGGGGAGCGGTTTCTTGAACGCCTTCAGCGTGAGCGCGCCCGGGGTGGGGCAGGCGTCCAGGCATCGCAGGCAGAGGTGGCATTCGTCGTGCAGGATGGCCCCCGGTTTCCTCAGGTTGACCCAGGCCGGACAGACACCGGCGCAATCCATGCAGCCGACGACGCAGCGGGACTCGTCGCGGTGAATCTTCACCGGAGACGCGGTGGAGACGAGCCCCAGGAGCGCGCCGTAGGGGCAGACGTACCGGCAGATGAAGCGGGGGATGAAGAGGGAGAAAAGGATGAGGCCGCCGATGACGAACCACATCCACTCCGGGAACTCGGCGAAGAAGTGGAGGATGCGCAGGTCCGACAGCTTGACCGCCGGGGAGAAGGCCAGTTGTTGGAGGGTCTCCAGGGTCAGGGTGGCCACCTTGATGAGGAAGTACCCGAGGAGGAGGTATTTGGCCAGCCTGAGGGGCAGGTCTATGAAAGCCGGCAGGCGCGGCTCGCGACCCCGGGTAACCTTCTTCCCCAGCCACCAGAGCCCCTCGCTCATCGTCCCCAGGGGGCAGAGGTGGCTGCAGAAGCCTTTTTTCACGAGGATGGACAGAACGATGAACAGGAGGAAAAATCCGAAGGCCGCGGGGTGTATCCCGGCGGAGTGGCCGCTACGGACGGCGTAGACGAGCTCGATGTACCCCAGGTGCGGGGTCAGCGCCTCGATGCCCGCCGGGCGCTCAATCCCCTCCTGTTCCCCCGTTTGCAGTGAGTGGGCGAAGAGGATGAAGAGGGTCGCGAGACCGGCGAACACCACCAGGGATGCCAGTTGGACGGCCAGCCGGTATCGGCTGAGCCTGGGTCTCTTCCAGATCGTCGTGCGCAGATCGCCCAAAGGGTCCGTCATTTCGCCGGGGGCATAGCTCGGTTCGCCGGGCGTTAATCGCTTCGCTTCGTTTTCCTGAATAGAGGTTAATGGTAAAACATCGCCCGCCGTCCCGCAAGGCCGTGTCTTGACAGGAACGGTGGGCGTGTCTACCATCGGCCGCGGGAAGGCGGTCCATGGAAGACGGGCTGGACGAGATTCGCGCGCAACTGAGGGAACGGGGTTACCTGCACAACCCGGTGGCGCGTTTCGTGGCGGGCGGCGGCACGCGGCCCGGACCGGCCCAGCTCTGGACGGCCGCCTCGCGGGCCTGGCTGGTGGTGGGCGGCCTGTGGAGCGCCTGGCTCTCGCTGGCCCTCGTCGAGGCGAACTCGGCCTACCTGGGAAATATCGGCGAGGGTCTTCTCCTGGCCCTCTACGTTTTTTTCCCCGCCCTTCTCCTCTCGGCCGCGCTGATGGCCCTCGTCGGTCTGACCATCCAACTCGTCGGGCGGCGTCCCCTGCCCGAGAATGCGGCGGCGCGTCAACGCTGGGTCCTGGCGATAGCCGGCGGTCTGGCCTTC is drawn from bacterium and contains these coding sequences:
- a CDS encoding DUF4349 domain-containing protein; translation: MKTRIFSALLFVFTLALVSGCSEGTEDPYARYYSDEGGTTTAEADRNRAVEEYQESVEKALEGTYGGVAAAEPTGGYADEGMGGEPVMPDSEFAGVERGTTGTVEEEYGPAGDEVEADITTETETIEMERKLIFETSMTVVVDDLDDGREKVEEIIKANHKEGTTPVFITQQQVDREVGRVGRIHYTIRCHADVRERVVAALREVGEVWAEDSTVEDVTRRYYDLEKQQDLLEADYAIAKAAFAEAEARGARAAELERLKADMERIAESLGETKGQLKGFDDLITLPTIYLTLEEKDPASSYSGWRVVEDGFTVAYKAIVNILKFVIIIVGVGLVVALLFLPSFLLVRWIVRSVQRARVKE
- a CDS encoding 4Fe-4S binding protein; its protein translation is MTDPLGDLRTTIWKRPRLSRYRLAVQLASLVVFAGLATLFILFAHSLQTGEQEGIERPAGIEALTPHLGYIELVYAVRSGHSAGIHPAAFGFFLLFIVLSILVKKGFCSHLCPLGTMSEGLWWLGKKVTRGREPRLPAFIDLPLRLAKYLLLGYFLIKVATLTLETLQQLAFSPAVKLSDLRILHFFAEFPEWMWFVIGGLILFSLFIPRFICRYVCPYGALLGLVSTASPVKIHRDESRCVVGCMDCAGVCPAWVNLRKPGAILHDECHLCLRCLDACPTPGALTLKAFKKPLPGWIVPVAVVGIVVLGVGLMYVGGGFENPISREEYLARIGQMDEPLYAFRPGAPTVPAAATPYDAELFKPLRTYIGKPRKVLELLPMLDFEVGVAASGLAGGLETQLTQEEQSARKTEPIVDTTLREDEGAEEVPTPEEHEGGAGASTPPPEVPEPESPDPGE